The following proteins come from a genomic window of Aquimarina sp. MAR_2010_214:
- the mreC gene encoding rod shape-determining protein MreC: MQQIINFLIKNKRFLLFLLLLCIALIFTIQSHSYHRSKFVSSTNFLSGELYSWQHSVSDYFGLKKENQRLLDENEKLRNRLSVLGVDSVTTTHLDTLSFDKPYTFTKARVIKNDYSKIDNYILINKGEKDSIVPDMGVITDKGIIGIIENTSKNYSRIISILNSNSRINAGLKKSNQYGSLIWNGKDPNIVQLETIPRQAIIREGDTIITHGRSTIFPRGIGIGTIVNYKLNQNKSYYLIDVKLFNDMSDIGFIYAIKSRDIKEIKSLEN, translated from the coding sequence ATGCAGCAGATTATTAATTTTTTAATTAAGAATAAACGTTTTCTGCTGTTTCTACTGCTATTATGTATAGCATTGATTTTCACCATACAATCACATTCTTATCATAGAAGTAAATTTGTTAGTTCTACTAATTTCTTAAGTGGCGAACTATATAGCTGGCAACACTCTGTGAGTGATTATTTTGGTTTAAAAAAAGAAAATCAACGATTATTAGATGAGAATGAAAAGCTTCGTAATCGATTAAGTGTTCTGGGGGTAGATTCTGTTACTACAACACATTTAGACACGCTATCATTTGACAAACCTTATACTTTTACCAAAGCCCGAGTAATTAAAAACGATTATAGCAAAATAGATAACTACATTCTAATTAATAAGGGTGAAAAAGATAGTATTGTACCCGATATGGGGGTTATAACAGACAAAGGTATTATAGGGATTATTGAGAATACCTCTAAAAATTATAGTAGAATAATTTCTATTCTTAACAGTAATTCTCGTATCAATGCGGGGTTAAAAAAATCTAACCAGTATGGTTCTTTGATCTGGAACGGAAAAGATCCAAATATTGTTCAATTAGAGACTATACCCCGACAAGCAATCATTAGAGAAGGTGATACTATTATAACACATGGTCGTTCAACTATTTTCCCTAGAGGGATAGGAATAGGAACGATTGTCAATTATAAATTAAATCAAAATAAAAGCTACTATTTAATAGATGTCAAATTATTTAACGACATGAGTGATATTGGTTTTATTTATGCCATAAAAAGTAGGGATATCAAAGAAATCAAAAGCTTAGAAAATTAG
- the mreD gene encoding rod shape-determining protein MreD, whose product MNRDTLLHIIRFIVLVLIQVFILNHINFLGYLNPYIYIIFILLAPININKGLFLVISFMLGLIIDMFGDSGGVHAAACTIIAFFRPVALRSVFGLSYEFQTVKLSNVGFGERFAYVILMVLTHHIVLFSLEIFNFSHILLIIKKTLFSSLFTIVIAMLVLVLFRKNDS is encoded by the coding sequence ATGAATAGAGATACTCTACTACATATCATTAGATTCATTGTTTTGGTTTTAATCCAGGTTTTTATTTTAAATCATATTAACTTTTTAGGATACTTAAACCCATACATCTATATCATTTTTATTCTTTTGGCTCCAATTAATATTAACAAAGGGCTTTTTCTTGTAATAAGTTTTATGTTAGGGCTTATTATAGATATGTTTGGTGATTCTGGAGGTGTACATGCCGCAGCTTGTACCATAATTGCATTTTTTCGCCCAGTAGCACTACGGTCAGTATTTGGTCTTAGTTATGAGTTTCAAACCGTAAAACTAAGCAATGTTGGATTTGGTGAGCGTTTTGCCTATGTTATTTTAATGGTTTTAACACATCACATTGTACTTTTCTCGTTAGAAATTTTTAACTTCTCTCATATACTATTAATCATTAAAAAAACGTTATTTTCTAGTTTATTTACAATAGTGATCGCCATGTTGGTTTTGGTATTGTTTAGAAAGAATGATTCATGA
- a CDS encoding rod shape-determining protein has protein sequence MGFFDFFTEEIAIDLGTANTLVIHNDKVVVDSPSIVARDIMTGKIIAVGKEAAMMQGKTHENIKTIRPLKDGVIADFDASEKMISMFIKDIPALKKKLFAPALRMVICIPSGITEVEMRAVKESAERVNGKEVYLIHEPMAAAIGIGVDIMQPKGNMIVDIGGGTTEIAVIALGGIVCDKSVKIAGDVFTNDIIYYMRTQHNLYVGERTAEKIKIQIGAATEDLELPPEEMNVQGRDLLTGKPKQVQISYREMAKALDKSILRIEDAVMETLSQTPPELAADIYNTGIYLAGGGSMLRGLDKRLSQKTDLPVYIAEDPLRAVVRGTGITLKNLNRYKSVLIK, from the coding sequence ATGGGATTTTTTGACTTCTTTACCGAAGAAATAGCAATAGATTTAGGAACCGCTAACACATTAGTGATCCACAACGACAAAGTAGTAGTGGATAGCCCCTCTATTGTAGCCAGAGATATTATGACTGGTAAAATTATTGCAGTAGGAAAAGAGGCTGCCATGATGCAAGGAAAAACTCATGAGAATATAAAAACTATTCGTCCTCTTAAAGATGGGGTAATTGCTGATTTTGATGCCAGTGAAAAAATGATAAGCATGTTTATCAAAGATATCCCGGCATTAAAGAAAAAGCTATTCGCACCTGCTCTCCGAATGGTGATATGCATTCCTTCAGGTATTACCGAAGTAGAAATGCGTGCAGTAAAAGAAAGTGCAGAACGTGTAAATGGAAAAGAAGTATACCTTATCCATGAACCTATGGCAGCTGCAATTGGTATTGGTGTAGATATTATGCAGCCCAAAGGAAATATGATTGTGGATATAGGAGGTGGTACTACAGAAATTGCAGTTATTGCATTGGGAGGAATTGTGTGTGATAAATCGGTAAAAATTGCAGGAGACGTATTTACCAATGATATTATATATTACATGCGTACACAACATAACTTATATGTTGGAGAACGTACTGCCGAGAAAATAAAAATACAAATTGGTGCTGCTACAGAGGATTTAGAATTACCGCCCGAAGAAATGAATGTTCAAGGTCGTGATCTACTTACAGGAAAACCTAAACAGGTTCAGATTTCATATCGAGAAATGGCTAAAGCACTAGATAAATCTATCCTACGTATAGAAGATGCAGTAATGGAAACCTTATCACAAACTCCTCCAGAACTTGCCGCAGATATTTATAATACCGGTATATACCTTGCAGGAGGAGGTTCTATGCTTCGTGGATTAGATAAGCGGTTATCACAAAAAACAGACTTACCAGTCTATATTGCAGAAGATCCGTTAAGAGCAGTTGTGAGAGGTACAGGAATTACACTAAAAAACCTAAACAGGTATAAGAGTGTATTGATAAAATAA